In Clostridium swellfunianum, a genomic segment contains:
- a CDS encoding ABC transporter ATP-binding protein, with translation MSENQNNNVKPPKGGGGPGHGGPMGMMKGDKARDFKGTMKKLIEYLSVYKFSLITVFIFAAASAGFGIAGPKILGKATTKLFEGIMGKIAGTSEGVDFDYIGRIMLTLIVLYGVSSLLAYIQGWIMSNVAMKVSYGFRKDISEKINRMPLKYFDGTNHGEVLSRVTNDVDTLGQTLNQSLSQIITSITTVVGVLIMMLSISWTMTLVSLIILPISMILIMAIVKRSQKYFKEQQDYLGHVNGHVEEMYGGHQVMKAFNGEEKSVKEFEVNNNKLYGVAWKSQFFTSIMMPLMGFVGNLGYVAVCIMGGYLAAKKSIQVGDIQAFIQYVRQFTQPISQIANISNILQQTAASAERVFEFLAEEEEVPEAENPVKLDEVHGAVEFRDVHFGYNPDKIVVNDFSASIKPGQRVAIVGPTGAGKTTMVKLLMRFYDVNSGAILIDGHDIREFSRNDLRSMFGMVLQDTWLYNGSIMENIRYGRLDATDEEVKKAAKAAHVDSFVHTLPDGYNMVLNEEASNVSQGQKQLLTIARAILADPKILILDEATSSVDTRTEVQIQKAMNNLMKNRTSFIIAHRLSTIRDADLILVMNHGDIVEQGTHEELLEKGGFYANLYNSQFETSEISA, from the coding sequence ATGAGTGAAAACCAAAATAATAACGTAAAGCCTCCAAAAGGAGGAGGAGGCCCCGGACATGGAGGGCCAATGGGTATGATGAAGGGCGACAAAGCGCGTGACTTCAAGGGAACCATGAAAAAACTTATAGAATATTTAAGCGTATATAAGTTTTCATTAATTACAGTATTTATATTTGCCGCAGCCAGTGCAGGTTTTGGTATTGCAGGACCGAAGATTTTAGGTAAGGCTACCACAAAATTATTTGAAGGCATAATGGGTAAAATAGCTGGCACAAGTGAAGGAGTAGATTTTGATTATATAGGAAGAATAATGCTTACACTTATAGTTTTATATGGAGTAAGCTCACTGCTAGCTTATATACAAGGCTGGATAATGTCTAATGTAGCCATGAAGGTAAGCTATGGCTTTAGAAAGGATATTTCAGAAAAGATAAACCGTATGCCTCTAAAGTATTTTGACGGCACAAACCATGGTGAGGTTTTATCTCGTGTTACAAACGACGTTGATACACTAGGCCAAACCTTAAATCAGAGCTTATCACAAATAATAACATCAATTACAACAGTAGTAGGTGTTCTTATAATGATGCTAAGCATAAGCTGGACAATGACTCTTGTATCACTTATCATACTGCCTATATCTATGATTCTTATAATGGCTATAGTTAAGAGATCACAAAAGTATTTTAAAGAGCAGCAGGATTATTTAGGTCACGTAAACGGTCATGTTGAAGAAATGTACGGTGGTCACCAGGTAATGAAAGCCTTTAATGGAGAAGAAAAAAGCGTTAAAGAGTTTGAGGTAAACAATAACAAGCTTTATGGAGTTGCTTGGAAGTCACAATTCTTTACAAGTATAATGATGCCTCTAATGGGGTTTGTAGGTAACCTTGGTTATGTTGCAGTATGTATAATGGGCGGATATCTAGCAGCAAAGAAATCAATACAAGTTGGTGATATTCAAGCCTTTATACAGTATGTACGCCAGTTTACACAACCAATTTCTCAAATTGCCAATATATCAAATATTCTTCAGCAAACCGCTGCATCAGCAGAGAGAGTATTTGAATTTCTTGCAGAAGAGGAAGAAGTTCCAGAAGCAGAGAACCCGGTTAAGCTTGATGAAGTACATGGAGCAGTTGAATTTAGAGATGTTCACTTTGGATATAATCCAGACAAGATAGTTGTAAATGACTTTTCAGCTTCAATTAAGCCAGGACAAAGAGTTGCTATAGTAGGTCCAACTGGAGCAGGTAAGACAACAATGGTTAAGCTTCTTATGAGATTCTATGATGTTAATAGTGGAGCAATACTTATTGATGGTCACGATATAAGAGAATTTTCAAGAAATGACCTTCGCTCAATGTTTGGCATGGTCCTTCAAGATACATGGCTTTATAATGGAAGCATTATGGAGAATATTCGTTATGGAAGACTTGATGCTACAGATGAAGAGGTAAAAAAAGCTGCAAAGGCAGCCCACGTAGACAGTTTTGTGCATACTCTTCCAGATGGTTACAATATGGTTTTAAATGAAGAAGCTTCAAACGTATCACAAGGACAGAAGCAGTTGTTAACTATAGCCAGAGCCATCCTTGCAGATCCTAAGATATTGATTCTTGATGAGGCAACAAGCTCAGTAGATACTCGTACAGAAGTGCAAATTCAAAAGGCTATGAATAATCTTATGAAGAATAGAACAAGCTTTATAATAGCCCACAGACTCTCAACAATACGTGATGCTGACCTAATTCTAGTTATGAATCATGGAGATATTGTTGAGCAGGGAACCCATGAAGAGCTTCTTGAAAAAGGCGGCTTCTATGCTAACCTTTATAACAGTCAGTTTGAAACATCAGAGATTTCAGCTTAG
- a CDS encoding ABC transporter ATP-binding protein produces the protein MYKLAKYLKPYIGLLLIAVVLLFGQAMADLSLPDYMSNIVNVGIQQNGIENAVPDAIRVSQMDKLTIFMNNEDKQEVLKNYTLIDKSNSDYDKYLKSYPALEKESIYVLNDIKDTEVEKLNPVMGKALLTVTGVEKMKENAKDGFIEFNGNKIPASTDLFAVFAKLPEDQRAKISEDSNKRFEALGDKMIIQGAAASIKEEYKALGMDTDKIQRNYILLAGVIMLGISLLSAIATVAVGFLASRTAAGVSRDLRKDVFTKVEQFSNTEFDKFSTASLITRTTNDITQIQMLIVMAVRMIIYAPIIGIGGVIKAMNKAASMSWIIALAVVVLLGLIGIVFSMALPRFKAVQKLVDKLNLVTRESLSGMMVIRAFNTEKFEEKRFDKANRDLTGTMLFVSRIMITLFPVMMLIMNGATLLIVWVGAHRIAESSMQVGDMMAFMQYAMQIISAFLMMSFMFIMIPRASVSGQRISEVLEVKSTIIDPEKPKTFGGKAKGTLEFKNVSFRYPEAEEDMLKDISFTALPGQTTAIIGSTGSGKTTLINLIPRFYDITKGQILLDEIDIREVTQHELREQVGYVPQKGFLFKGTIETNLMYADENASEEELNKAAEIAQAMEFIGEKPEGFDTEISQGGTNVSGGQKQRLSIARALVKKPQIYIFDDSFSALDFKTDAKLRKALKEQTSGSTVIIVAQRISTIKNAERIIVLDEGRIVGSGTHDELMKTCDTYQEIALSQLSKEELA, from the coding sequence ATGTATAAATTGGCAAAATATTTAAAGCCATATATAGGACTGCTTTTAATTGCAGTAGTACTGCTTTTTGGGCAGGCTATGGCAGATCTTTCTCTACCTGACTATATGTCTAATATAGTTAATGTAGGGATTCAACAAAATGGTATTGAAAATGCTGTACCTGACGCCATTAGAGTAAGTCAAATGGATAAGCTTACAATATTTATGAATAATGAGGATAAGCAAGAAGTTTTAAAGAACTATACACTAATCGATAAATCAAACTCAGACTATGACAAATACCTTAAGAGCTATCCAGCGCTTGAGAAAGAATCAATATATGTACTTAATGATATTAAGGATACAGAAGTAGAAAAGCTTAATCCTGTGATGGGTAAGGCGCTATTAACAGTTACAGGCGTCGAAAAAATGAAGGAAAATGCTAAAGACGGCTTTATTGAATTCAATGGGAATAAGATCCCTGCAAGTACTGATTTGTTTGCAGTGTTTGCAAAGCTTCCTGAGGATCAAAGAGCTAAAATCTCTGAGGATTCAAATAAAAGATTTGAAGCTTTAGGAGATAAGATGATTATCCAAGGCGCCGCTGCTTCTATTAAGGAAGAATATAAAGCGCTTGGCATGGATACAGACAAAATACAAAGGAACTATATTCTTTTAGCTGGTGTTATCATGCTTGGAATATCCCTTTTAAGTGCTATAGCTACTGTAGCAGTTGGGTTTCTCGCGTCTAGAACAGCGGCAGGAGTTTCAAGAGACCTTAGAAAAGACGTATTTACAAAGGTTGAACAATTTTCAAACACAGAATTTGACAAGTTCTCAACAGCATCACTTATAACAAGAACTACAAATGATATCACACAAATTCAAATGCTTATAGTAATGGCTGTTAGAATGATAATATATGCTCCAATTATAGGTATAGGTGGAGTAATAAAGGCAATGAATAAGGCTGCTTCAATGTCTTGGATTATTGCCCTTGCGGTTGTAGTGCTTTTAGGTCTTATAGGAATAGTATTCTCAATGGCGCTCCCAAGATTTAAAGCAGTTCAAAAGCTTGTAGATAAACTAAATCTGGTTACCCGTGAAAGTTTATCAGGGATGATGGTTATTAGAGCCTTTAACACTGAAAAGTTTGAAGAGAAGAGATTTGACAAGGCTAATAGAGATCTTACAGGCACAATGTTATTTGTAAGCAGAATAATGATAACCTTGTTCCCTGTTATGATGCTTATCATGAATGGAGCTACCTTGCTTATAGTATGGGTTGGAGCTCACAGGATAGCAGAATCCTCAATGCAGGTTGGTGACATGATGGCATTTATGCAGTATGCAATGCAGATTATATCGGCCTTCCTGATGATGTCCTTTATGTTTATAATGATACCTAGAGCCTCAGTATCAGGGCAAAGAATATCAGAGGTTTTGGAGGTAAAATCTACAATTATAGACCCAGAAAAGCCTAAAACCTTTGGTGGAAAAGCAAAGGGTACTTTAGAGTTTAAAAACGTATCCTTTAGATATCCAGAAGCTGAGGAAGATATGCTTAAAGATATAAGCTTTACGGCTTTGCCTGGTCAGACTACTGCTATTATAGGTTCAACAGGTTCGGGCAAAACAACTTTAATTAATCTTATACCGCGTTTCTATGATATAACCAAGGGACAAATTTTACTTGATGAAATTGATATAAGAGAAGTTACACAGCACGAGCTTCGAGAGCAGGTTGGTTATGTGCCTCAAAAAGGTTTCTTATTTAAGGGTACTATTGAAACCAACCTAATGTATGCTGATGAAAATGCTTCAGAAGAAGAATTAAATAAGGCTGCTGAAATAGCACAGGCTATGGAGTTTATAGGTGAGAAGCCAGAAGGCTTTGATACTGAAATCTCACAAGGTGGAACAAACGTATCTGGTGGGCAAAAACAAAGATTATCTATTGCTCGTGCCCTTGTTAAAAAGCCTCAGATTTATATATTTGATGACAGCTTCTCTGCTCTAGACTTTAAAACAGATGCTAAGCTTAGAAAGGCTCTTAAAGAACAGACTTCAGGAAGTACTGTTATTATAGTTGCACAGCGTATATCAACAATTAAGAATGCAGAGCGGATTATAGTGCTTGATGAAGGTAGAATAGTAGGAAGTGGTACACATGATGAACTTATGAAGACATGTGATACCTACCAGGAAATAGCTTTATCACAGCTCTCGAAGGAGGAACTAGCATGA
- a CDS encoding MarR family winged helix-turn-helix transcriptional regulator, with product MEEVSKAVKIIQLMKKVTNAIKQRMGNHFKEMNLTGPQGMLMGTLAHNGEMKVSELSDKLGLSNSTVSGILDRLENQGLVERVRSKEDRRVVYVKVTDEFIKHSQKHFDEINNIIEQMMNKATPEELDIIFKGMDTLQKVMDRQDD from the coding sequence GTGGAGGAAGTAAGTAAGGCGGTTAAAATCATTCAGTTAATGAAAAAGGTTACGAATGCTATAAAGCAAAGAATGGGCAATCACTTTAAGGAAATGAATTTGACTGGACCTCAGGGAATGTTAATGGGAACTTTAGCTCATAACGGAGAAATGAAAGTTAGTGAGTTAAGTGATAAACTTGGGTTATCTAATAGTACTGTATCTGGAATCCTAGATAGACTTGAAAATCAAGGTCTAGTAGAGAGAGTTAGAAGCAAGGAGGACAGAAGAGTAGTTTATGTGAAAGTTACTGATGAATTTATAAAACATTCTCAAAAACACTTTGATGAAATTAATAATATTATAGAACAGATGATGAACAAAGCTACTCCAGAAGAACTAGATATTATATTTAAGGGTATGGATACTTTACAAAAGGTTATGGATAGACAGGATGACTAG
- a CDS encoding flavocytochrome c, producing MKKLKKLFCLSLVVTMLFTLMTGCTSSSSKANKYIGEGQGKHGTLKVEVTVENQKIKDITVLETKENPILSEPVFNQIKALMIDKNNANVDAVSGSTATSEAYINAVQAALKKAGLNLSADKISVEPEKEKQTTQEYDVVVIGAGGAGFSAAIEARNAGANVVILEKMPSIGGNTLISGGEMNAPGNWVQKKLNINNDSAETFYNDTIKGGDNKGVPELVKIFTDNALASAEWLKDYIKVKFLEDQLFQFGGHSVKRALIPEGHTGAEMISKFKSKADELKIPIKLQTKAEEFITEGGKVVGVKAKNAAGQDLVFKAKKGVIIATGGFGSNVEMRKKYNPEMDEKYLTTDAPGTTGDGIIMTEKLNAATMGMEYIQTYPISNPKTGLISLVADSRFDGAILINQEGKRFVEELERRDVISKAILAQSGGYTYQLWNQDIDNISKTISVHKDEYEELVKEGILYKAETLEDAAKHFQIPVETLKATVARVNEFAKTGKDLDFNYRGKFVSLEKGPYYIQKAVPSVHHTMGGLVIDTNAKVKTKDGKVIEGLYAAGEVTGVIHGTNRLGGNAISDIVTFGRIAGKYAAEGK from the coding sequence ATGAAAAAACTAAAAAAACTATTTTGTTTATCATTAGTAGTAACTATGCTTTTTACTCTAATGACAGGTTGTACTTCTTCCAGCTCTAAAGCAAACAAATATATTGGAGAAGGACAAGGTAAGCACGGTACTTTAAAAGTAGAGGTTACTGTAGAAAACCAAAAGATTAAGGATATAACTGTTTTAGAAACCAAGGAAAACCCTATTCTTAGTGAACCTGTGTTTAACCAAATAAAGGCTCTTATGATAGATAAGAACAACGCTAATGTTGATGCCGTAAGCGGTTCAACTGCAACTAGTGAAGCATACATAAATGCTGTACAAGCTGCTCTTAAAAAAGCAGGTTTGAATTTATCTGCTGATAAAATATCAGTAGAACCTGAGAAGGAAAAGCAAACGACTCAAGAATATGATGTAGTAGTTATAGGTGCTGGTGGTGCTGGCTTTAGTGCTGCAATAGAGGCTAGAAACGCTGGAGCTAACGTAGTTATTCTTGAAAAAATGCCTTCCATCGGAGGAAATACTTTAATTTCTGGTGGAGAAATGAACGCTCCGGGAAACTGGGTTCAAAAGAAACTAAACATAAACAATGATAGCGCTGAAACATTCTATAATGATACTATTAAGGGCGGAGACAATAAGGGTGTTCCAGAGTTAGTAAAAATATTTACTGACAATGCTCTAGCATCTGCAGAATGGCTAAAGGATTATATAAAAGTTAAATTTTTAGAAGACCAGCTTTTCCAATTCGGTGGTCACTCTGTTAAGAGAGCCTTAATACCAGAAGGCCATACTGGCGCTGAAATGATATCAAAATTTAAATCTAAAGCTGATGAATTAAAAATACCTATAAAGCTTCAAACTAAAGCAGAAGAATTTATTACTGAAGGCGGGAAAGTAGTGGGCGTAAAAGCTAAGAACGCTGCTGGACAAGACCTTGTATTTAAGGCAAAAAAAGGTGTTATAATTGCTACTGGTGGATTCGGCTCTAATGTTGAAATGAGAAAGAAATACAATCCTGAAATGGATGAAAAATATTTAACTACTGATGCTCCTGGTACTACAGGTGATGGTATAATTATGACAGAAAAACTAAACGCTGCTACTATGGGAATGGAATATATTCAAACATATCCAATCTCAAATCCAAAAACTGGCTTAATATCTCTAGTTGCAGACAGCAGATTTGATGGTGCTATACTTATAAACCAAGAAGGTAAGAGATTTGTTGAAGAACTAGAAAGAAGAGACGTTATATCTAAAGCTATATTAGCTCAATCAGGCGGATACACTTATCAGCTTTGGAATCAAGATATAGACAATATAAGCAAAACTATAAGCGTTCACAAAGATGAGTATGAGGAACTTGTAAAAGAAGGCATATTATATAAGGCAGAAACCTTAGAAGATGCAGCTAAACACTTCCAAATTCCTGTTGAAACTCTTAAGGCTACAGTTGCTAGAGTTAATGAGTTTGCAAAGACTGGAAAAGACTTAGATTTTAACTATAGAGGAAAATTTGTATCTCTTGAAAAAGGTCCTTACTATATACAAAAGGCTGTACCATCTGTTCATCATACTATGGGTGGACTTGTAATAGATACTAACGCTAAAGTAAAGACTAAAGACGGAAAAGTTATTGAAGGTCTTTATGCTGCTGGAGAAGTTACAGGAGTTATTCATGGAACAAACAGACTTGGCGGTAATGCTATTTCTGATATAGTAACCTTTGGTAGAATTGCTGGAAAATACGCTGCTGAAGGAAAATAG
- a CDS encoding 6-phospho-alpha-glucosidase, producing MRSSNIITITGAGSGRTPALVGSLVKLKDRFPLKKVIFYDIDNERTSKMEAYIRLVLKTYCNETEVVFTTDADVAYENTDFVFCQMRVGKNEMRSLDEKIPLKYGLVGQETCGPGGFAYGMRSLGAMIDMVNQVRKYSKDTWILNYTNPAAIVALGLDKVFPDDKRILNLCDQPYSLMRSYAKILGVEQKDLRATYFGLNHFGWFTELKDVNGKDYFDQLRTYLRDYDFKPYNAEQRSKSWLDTYLRVNKYMKLFDEYVPTTYLQYYFFPEEIVAESDPNYTRADEARDSREKEVWEICSKAVGAKSIEDVDLITNSVFGDLMIELAESIAYDLHNEFILMSRNNDIITNFSKDAIVEVAGTVGKDGAHPYKYGEIKPFYKGLMETQHSYELLTVEAFLEKDYVKALQALTLNRTIVNPEKAKTVLDDLMENNKNYWYLEKKK from the coding sequence ATGAGAAGCAGCAATATAATAACAATAACTGGGGCAGGTAGTGGCAGAACTCCAGCATTAGTAGGAAGCTTAGTAAAATTAAAGGATAGATTTCCTTTAAAAAAGGTAATCTTTTACGATATCGACAACGAAAGAACCTCAAAAATGGAGGCTTATATAAGACTTGTATTAAAGACTTACTGCAACGAAACAGAAGTAGTATTTACAACAGATGCAGATGTAGCATATGAAAATACAGACTTTGTATTTTGTCAAATGCGTGTTGGAAAGAATGAAATGAGAAGTCTTGATGAAAAAATACCTCTAAAGTATGGCTTAGTTGGTCAGGAAACCTGTGGACCAGGAGGCTTTGCTTATGGTATGAGATCTCTTGGTGCGATGATAGACATGGTTAATCAGGTACGTAAGTATTCAAAGGATACTTGGATTTTAAACTATACAAATCCTGCTGCTATAGTGGCTTTAGGGTTGGATAAGGTTTTCCCTGATGATAAGAGAATCTTAAACCTGTGCGATCAGCCATACTCACTTATGCGCTCCTATGCTAAAATCCTAGGAGTTGAGCAGAAGGATTTAAGAGCAACTTATTTTGGATTAAACCACTTTGGGTGGTTTACAGAACTTAAGGATGTTAATGGAAAAGACTATTTTGATCAATTAAGAACCTACTTAAGAGATTATGACTTTAAGCCATATAATGCAGAGCAGCGTTCTAAGTCCTGGCTTGACACTTACTTAAGAGTGAACAAATACATGAAGCTATTTGATGAGTATGTACCAACAACTTATCTTCAATATTATTTCTTCCCAGAGGAAATAGTTGCTGAAAGTGATCCTAACTATACAAGAGCAGATGAAGCAAGAGACTCCAGAGAGAAGGAAGTTTGGGAAATATGCTCAAAGGCTGTTGGAGCAAAATCTATAGAGGATGTTGACCTTATAACTAACAGTGTATTTGGCGACTTAATGATTGAACTTGCAGAATCTATAGCTTATGATTTACACAATGAGTTCATCCTTATGAGCAGAAACAATGACATAATAACTAACTTTAGCAAGGATGCTATCGTAGAAGTAGCAGGTACTGTTGGCAAAGACGGCGCTCATCCTTATAAATATGGCGAAATTAAACCTTTCTATAAAGGTCTAATGGAAACACAACATTCCTATGAACTTCTAACAGTTGAAGCATTCTTAGAAAAAGATTATGTTAAGGCGCTTCAAGCTCTAACTTTAAATAGAACTATTGTTAATCCAGAGAAGGCAAAAACTGTGCTAGATGACTTGATGGAGAACAATAAAAACTATTGGTATCTAGAGAAAAAGAAATAA